The following are from one region of the Buteo buteo unplaced genomic scaffold, bButBut1.hap1.1 HAP1_SCAFFOLD_58, whole genome shotgun sequence genome:
- the LOC142027807 gene encoding proline-rich protein 22-like codes for MARPPVQLPPRGPWGPPAPQLFQPFVLPKTFYPQELGDVGHRGPARRVPLESPPGPARLPLTHTGLQRAPCGCLFDPRVFGIQWTTTHLPPPATATLGQGAASLPGAALWGPGGCGAPLAWTAPGTPQSQPQYLAPYKNQRSGVAPAPLELPVSIPGYQHIEGQLAQINIPSTATPVGAPLGSDVSPSPCAATHNQATGDTAGDLAVSEEMLLEEALRLFDCSLDGVGVSQDGPSSGPMPGDPAGTSGEGRGMAPAPPAMPTPIPSHKDIEGPLAKINTCGMATHVGAPPGSDVPPSPCADPHNQALGEPVGELAASEKVPLQEALVLFGCSPDGVGVNQDAPSRSSMPGDTGGTGAATPNRNFSSLSLPEELLTPDYCIPELSNIMLSLEIFNIIRMEPQEL; via the coding sequence tgggggatgtcggCCATCGGGGGCCGGCTCGGCGGGTGCCCCTGGAGAGTCCCCCCGGCCCAGCACGGCTCCCCCTCacccacacaggtctgcagaggGCTCCATGTGGCTGCCTCTTCGATCCCCGGGTCTTTGGCATCCAGTGGACAACCACCCACCTGCCTCCACCGGCCACCGCCACGCTCGGCCAAGGCGCCGCTTCTCTGCCGGGTGCTGCCCTGTGGGgtcccgggggctgcggggcccccCTGGCCTGgacagccccagggaccccccagagCCAACCACAATACCTCGCACCCTACAAAAATCAGAGGAGTGGGgtggccccagcccctctggagCTGCCAGTGTCCATCCCCGGCTACCAGCACATCGAGGGGCAGTTGGCACAGATCAACATCCCCAGCACGGCCACCCCTGtgggggcacccctgggcagcgatgtctcccccagcccctgcgctgccacCCACAATCAAGCCACTGGGGACACCGCAGGCGACCTTGCAGTGTCCGAGGAGATGCTCCTGGAAGAGGCCCTAAGGCTCTTCGATTGCTCCCTGGATGGAGTGGGGGTCAGCCAGGATGGTCCCAGCAGCGGCCCCATGCCTGGGGACCCTGCTGGCACCAgcggagaggggagagggatggccccagcccccccagcgaTGCCAACACCCATCCCCAGCCACAAGGACATCGAGGGGCCGTTGGCCAAGATCAACACCTGTGGCATGGCCACCCATGTGGGGGCACCCCCAGGCAGtgacgtcccccccagcccctgcgctgaCCCCCACAATCAAGCCCTTGGGGAGCCTGTAGGTGAACTTGCAGCGTCTGAGAAAGTGCCTCTCCAAGAGGCCCTAGTGCTCTTTGGTTGCTCCCCGGATGGAGTGGGGGTCAACCAGGATGCTCCCAGCAGGAGCTCCATGCCCGGGGACACTGGTGGCACCGGCGCAGCCACCCCCAACCGCAACTTCAGCTCGCTCTCGCTGCCTGAGGAGCTGCTCACCCCTGACTACTGCATCCCCGAGCTCAGCAACATCATGCTGAGCCTAGAAATATTCAACATCATCAGGATGGAGCCCCAGGAGCTGTGA